GGACctgagagggaggagggggagagtgGGGGGGATTTACCGAGTTTAAGatgaaaaaaactttttatatGTTTCAAACAGCTGCAGAGACACCAATCAATCAGTCAAATAACGGCAATTAACGATGAGGAGGGCTAACAGCTgtttactctgtgtgtgtgttggaatcACTTTATTCTGCTCCAACAGTTTGAACTCTTTAgttcttggtgtttttctttctgcgaGCACAACCACGTTACTCGGGCCGgatgttttaatttgaaagtcAGCCGGTCTGTTCGGAGGAGGAGTTTGAGGGGAGCTAAGGAGGTCCGAGGAGGTCCGGGGGGTCTTCAGACTGTGAGGATTTGCAGCATGTTTCAGCTTCAGCTCGCGCTGCTGCTCGGTAAgttaaataaagttgaacttttcCAATTTCAAACTTTCCTTAAACACGTCAGGGTTTGATTTCAAACATCCAGAGTTGTATCTTCGTGTTTCTTTGTTGAAAAttacaaaatgctgctgcttccTCTCAGCCGCTCGTTTCATTCATGATGAAATAATCTAACATGAAAATAAGTGTTAGACACTTCGGgaaactttcagaataaaatggGCTCGGAGGGCTTTTGTAATGAGTTCTAGTGGAATAATCTTTAGGAATTTGTCCACATGTTTGATGTGTAAAAGAATTCAGAAGCTGATGATCATGAAACTCAAAGCAAACGCACACATTTTGTCAATGtgtgataaataaagtttagtTGAAATCTGTGCAGTTTGTTTGTAACATGTGACTTTAAACATGTTTGGTCCTCTCAGAGATCAGCTTAGTGATGATCAGTAATCTGCAGATAGTCACTCGTGAAGGTTTGACTCACTGATTTTTCTCTCCTCATGATGTCCTCCAGAATACAAGCCCAGGAGAAGCAGCTCTGAGTTTAGTTTCCAATCAGCTGCGCTTTGTCTCTTTAATCAACAAATGTGGGCGGGGCTTCGTTAATCCTGTGCTCAGATTTTTACCATTAAAGCTTTTTCTCTCAGGTCTGCAGGTGTTTACCTGTGCTCAGGAGGGTGGGGCCGCGGACGACATCAGCCAACCCGAGCTCAGTGATGTGTGCACTGAAGGCAGCTGTTACCCAGCAACAGGAGACCTTCTGATTGGCCGAGCCCATCAGTTGTCATCCACCTCCACCTGTGGAATGAACCGACCCGAACCATTCTGTATCGTCAGCCACCTGCAGGTAAATTTAATGGTTAACAAGATCATGACTGAAGGTCTCAGAGAGAAAAGTCCAGAGAGACCCAAGAAGAACACAACTGGGCACCAAACGTCTTATAAAAGGAGGTAAAGGCAACACAGGGGGCAGCTGTGGTTAAAGGGGCACATCGCCCagcagactccgcccccaggcTCGGCCTCTCCGTGCGCCTCCGTGCTGCATGCCGGAGTGTACCAGTCTATTTAGCTCAACAATCAGGAACTCATCACTGCTTAGTCTTTAGCTTCTTTCAGAAATACTGAAAGTACTGTAACTTAAAAACTGAGACAAGTCGttggtgacctctgacctctaatAAGATCCTATATGAAGGATTCAGGATGAATTTTCCATCGAAGTCCAAAGAATGGGACATTTATGCTATGAGTGCTCAGGTAGTCTTCATACATGGATGAAGTGTAAGCGATCACTTCAGATGTCTTTATCGGATTAAACGTTAGGTGGTCTAATTAGGTCTGAGTATCGCTAAGAGTTCAGTGCAGCGCTTTTATCAGGGGCGTTTCAGTACCGGAGACGCAAGCGACGTTACCGGAGAATCCAGTATCATCAGACAAACTCAGCCATCCGGTTTAAACGACCTTCAGCTCAGTCCCActccgtgtgtgtgttacagtctGAAGTGTTTCCTGTGCAAAATGAGCTCCCTATAAGGAAACCATGAGCGCTGGCTGCAGACAGATGTTTGTCCAGATGTTCCTGTggagaaaacacagcaaactCAAAGGTCACGCTGTTTTCATCCAATCAAAAGTCAATAAACCACACAGGCTGATTGTAAACATCAGGTTTTAATGTTTGAGGCAAATGTGTGTGGACATGTGTCATCCGTAGCTAATAACAGCGTGTTCGCTCCGAGTCGCCTACATTCTTCCGTCATGTGACTTTGATTATACATCCTCTAATTCCTTCCTTTCATTCAGTCCTTCGTCCCAGATCCTCGCTCTGTGGTTGCTGCTTGAACATcaaaactataaaatgtatTGGTTGTTTTTATAATTCTGTCCAGAGGCAGCAGAGAAACAGGGACGCTTCAGTTCTCAGTCGGACTTGATGTGTCTGTTAGTGCTCCTCTATGTAAGAGCGGCGTGCAGCTTTTTGTCTTGAGTGGCTAGTAACACTGTTTCACTGTAAAAGCCCTCATCTGCCCCCCTTTGTAACCTCTGCACTGCATCGCTCGGGTTTGGTTTCCCCCCTGAGAGAAGCTGAAACACGTTGGGCTGTCCGGGAATCAAGCAACTTTCTGACATCTCTTAATGACTGAGACGTTCCCGGAAGGAAGTTTTCCAAAGTTTTGTCACTAactctaaaaacaaaaccagtgaGAAGCTTGCATTATTTCAGGTGAAGTCAGACTTTTCTTATGTGGGAAGTTTGTGGTCAGAAAGTTTCCTCTTATCTGCAGTAACTTACGGCACTGAGGAATCCGAGGAATTCACCTCCTGTTAACCTTTTCCTCCCCCTCTGTCTCATAAACCAGGAGGAGAAGAAGTGCTTTGTGTGCGACTCGTCAGAGCCCTACAACGAGCTGGCCAATCGCACCGACAGCCATCGCATCGAGAACGTCGTCACTACGTTTGCCCCAAACAGACTGAAGACCTGGTGGCAGACTGAGAATGGTGAGGAAGAACATTCAGAGAGGCCAAAGGTCAGACGTGTCGTTACAGGTTTAAAGACTGAGAGCTGCAGACAGGTTTTCACTGTCAGAAGAAAAGATGTTTGTGGCTAGGCTGTGTTTTATCACCCTCTATCCTCCACTCCTCCATGATTACAGGTTCTCAGGTTGTGGGGCGGGTCCCTGCTGGAGGCCATGTAGTTATTCCCAGGGGTGGGGGATGTTCAGCTTTAAAAAGCCCCGCAGTGAGGAGGCAAACAGCCGACCTGCCATTTGTCCAGGTTCATCAAACAGATAGTTTAGTTTTACTGCAGAACAAACCTCTTACAGGTTCATACAACACATTGTGCTCTTCACCACAAACCCAGTGTGGTAAAGTAACGCTAGCCAGGCAGCTTCATGTCTTTGTTAATTTTCCATTACTCGCTGTATCTGTAAGTCTGCGTTGATTGGCTGATGGTAGGTGCTGTGAGCTTGTATTGTTGCCTCGGCCGAGCTCTGCTGCCCAGATGAACTCGCTGTTCCCGtgatgaatcagaatcagaatactttattgatccctgggggaaattattttttgttacagtgctccattttaaaccaacaagaGCGAGTGCGTCTGCGCCGCGGTGTTTTGTGCAGAACCAGGTACTCGCTGCAGTGTTTGAGCTGTGGACTCCTTTATGGTGTCATCCTCTGACAGTGGGCATGTTAacacagatgatctgctgttaCCTTTGGTCGTCACTCTTTGGAGTCCTGTTgtccaatataaagcaccttgaggcgactgttgttgtgatttggcgctatataaatacaactgaattgaactgtaGGTTCTTGGACACAGATTTAGTTCTTTTCTCAGGTCCGATCATGTTAATGTGCAgcgactgcagcgtgttgttgATTTCTGGGCTCTTTAACCGATGTGGCGCACAGAGTCTGATCTACAGAGTGTTGGTAACTGATGATCTGTTGTCTGTAGGTGTGGAGAACGTCACCATCCAGCTCAACCTAGAGGCTGAGTTTCACTTCACGCATCTCATCATGACCTTCAAGGTGAGTTCTACACATGCAGCAGGGGATTCTGGGTAGTTGACAGGTGATTCTGGTCTCTATTAATCTGAAGAACCAGGTGCACACAGTGATTGAGGAGTTGTTGTGTATTGAAAGGACATAGCAAGTACTCCATAATGGGAAGGGTTAcgaccagggctggactggtcGGGCATTACACAATGCAACTGTCTTCTCCCATACCTTTGCTGTGTGCTCACGTAGCTTGTAGAAAAAGTTTAGTGTGGAAGAAAGTGGAGCTGAAAGTctgagaaaacaataaaataatgaattaaagtGAAATTACTAACATGTTAGCTGCTGCACCGTGAACAGCAGTACCAGTAACAGCCAGTAACCAGACCTCACAATCACAGGAGGCTACAGCTGCACCAGCTGAGGagaagtgaggaagaggaggtgaacatggtaagaaaacagatggaGGGAATCGGGAAGACAGAGATTCAAGGATTCAGGCTGCTTTGACCATGAGTCACTACAAACAGCTTAAGTGTAGACTTTAATTATTGTCACATGCTGCAGTGCAACTAAGGACAACAACACCTGCACCAACCTGATTATGTATCAATAATCTGAAATCAAACAGAATGAAATGTTTGCATATGacgcctctggtagaggactgagcttgaaggataaatcCTGCCCACAGCGCCAGAGGGGAAATCTAATTGGGCTTTTGTCAGTGATCATGGTGCATAAACCAGATTTGTGCAGTCCAGCCCGGGTCTTCACCACGCCATCATCCTCACCACACGATCCTCAGTTTGcccacttttgtttttatttcctcagACCTTTCGACCTGCTGCCATGGTGATTGAGCGGTCAGCTGACTTCGGGAAGACGTGGCAGGTTTACCGTTACTTTGCTTATGACTGCGAGTCGTCCTTCCCGTCCGTTTACCGGGGTCCAATGAGAAAGGTTGACGATGTCATCTGTGACTCGCGTTACTCTGACATTGAGCCATCCACTGAAGGAGAGGTACATCTGCTGCTCCTGCTTCTGTGAATAATACTAACATCAGTATTATTCACACTGCTGCGGgtaatgctgtttgttttgtttcctcagGTGATTTTCAGAGTTTTGGATCCAGCATTCAGGATCGATGACCCCTACAGTCCCCGAATCCAGAGTACGTCTCCTTCTCTGCGTCACGGAGACTGAATAAGCGTAGGGGTGTTAACCAGTTATTGATGAATTTTACTGGTTCTTTGTTTAGACATGCTGAAAATCACCAACTTGAGGGTGAAGTTCACCAAACTCCACACACTTGGAGACAACCTTCTGGACTCTCGTATGGAGATCAAAGAGAAGTACTACTACGCCATCTATGACATGGTGGTCCGAGGAAACTGCTTCTGCTACGGACACGCCTCTGAGTGCGCCCCCGTCGAGGGAGCTGGGCAGATAACAGAGGGCATGGTGAGGACAATTACGGACTGTATTTATATGGCCACGTTGCTATGACGACAGCCATGCGCATTAGGAGGTACCCGATTGTAACAGGAAGCCCAGTTGGTCTGAGTGGGTGCTAATGGGAAAGTGGCTCCAGGGAGCGTCACGCAGATACCTGCCAATTAGTGTCTGTAACATCCAATCAAATCAGGGACTCTAATTAGCTGAGGTGAGGCCTAGCAGACACCTAGCATCTACGTCCACCTGtgagtcaaagaggccacgcccctagtAATcaacactttaagcttaaagcAGTTTAAACATGTGAGCAAACAGCATATCAAGTTGTAAACATGTTGACTTCTGCTGTGAAATTCAACATGGCAGTCTGTGGGGACCGAAGTGTAGGCTTTGTGCTTTGGCGTCGTTGTTCTTTCATAAGCAGCTGAGCCGGTGGTGAAAGTAAACCATCACCAGcgtagaaaaatataaaatcacaCAGACACTGGAAGAAACGGTGCAACAGGCAACTGACTACAtgtacaaaaaaccccaaacccaGCTTATGACCAGTAATGTAAGCGAACGCTGATTGATTATTTGTGACTGTGTTTCAGGTTCATGGTCACTGCTTATGTAACCACAACACTAAAGGTCTGAACTGTGAACAGTGCCAGGACTTCTACCACGACCTCCCCTGGAGACCCGCAGAGGGACGCAACACCAACGCCTGCAAGAGTGAGTCTGCACCGGTCCATACTGGGCAGGGCCCATAATCACTACTGGGAGTAGTTTAACTGTcccccttcttcttctgtggtgtccTCAGAGTGTAACTGTAACCAGCACTCGGACGCGTGTCACTTTGACGGGGCAGTCTTTGCGGCTTCGGGAAACGTGAGCGGAGGAGTTTGTGACGACTGTGAGCACAACACAGCTGGAAACAACTGTGAGCAGTGCAAACCGTTTTACTACCAGCATCCAGAGAGTGACATCAGAGACACCAACATCTGCCAGCGTGAGTTCATGGCCactttgactcttttttttagTGTCAGAGTTTGTAAACCGTTATTTTACTGGTGCCAGGCTAAAAGTTAAAAGCATCTACCCAAAACTTCCATCGAGGTTGTTTTTTATGGCTCTTTTGATCATCTTCTTTGTTCTTTGAGGACTTTTTGTCCTCAATCTTTGCTTTCACATCAACAAAGAATTGTTGGCTGTTTTCTGAGGAAGTTCATGTTTCATGATGACACAGGCAGACACGGATAGGAGGTTGTTTTGTCAACAGGAAGTAGATTAAAGGCTGGATCTCAGACTAAACATGGAGGTGGGTTTTTGATGTGACACATGAAGGTTTGTGGTTTCCCTCAGGCTCAGACCTGCCCTCCTCACAGAGGATCAGTTCAACTTAGCTCGCACATCCCTCTCTGAGGGCTGAATAAGCAGCACCTTCTGTTATTACTGCCACTGCATTTCTTTAAAGTAGCAAAGGATTGTGGGTGATGTGACTTCAACGTTGTAGAGAGTTAAAATGTGCTCCAGAGATCAAAGATGGAGGCGGGAGTTTAATTTCCAGGATAGAAACGAATCTTATTTTGGGTCAAAGTCAGAAACGTTCACGGTTTTTATGATGATGTCATTCCACGGCACTTATATGTCCATCATTTAACTTATTGAATTATAAAATGCTTCAACATATCAGAGAGGTGCCTGCGTCTGGGCTGGTGGTGGCGCTGTAGAGAAGCTCACAGTGTGTGAATCATGTCCTCACCTGTCTGTGGATCCGTGTCAGTCTCACACCTAAACACGCCCTGTTGGCAAAATTGCTCCTGTGGTTCTGGTTAAGCTGGCTAAACGTCCTGTTTCTGCAGCCTGTGACTGCGACCCCGTGGGCTCTCTGAACGGAGGACTCTGTGACGGCACGACGGACTTCCGAGCCGGGCTGATCGCCGGTCAGTGCCGCTGTAAAGCCAACGTGGAGGGAGAACGCTGCGAGCGCTGCAAGCCGGCGCATTTCGGGCTGAGCGATGAGCCTGAAGGCTGCAAAGGTACAAAACGTAACGAAACACCTGCAGGACCAGCTGATACCAGATTACTCCCACACAGACACCTCACGCTGTAAAGCACCTCGAGGGGGCGTGGCTGGGACTTAACATTGTTGTTATGAATGAAGCTGCGTTGCCTTGGTGATGTACttttgtgtgttactgtgttggACAGCGTGTACCTGCAGTCCTCTGGGAACTCTACCTGGAGGAAACCCCTGTGACAgagaaacaggaagttgtttCTGCAAACGTCTGGTGACCGGGCGAGACTGTGACCAGTGTGTGGTGAGAAACCCATTCAGACCATTCATTCTGGTTAGACTGGAGTCAGACCAGCAGCAGAAGGAACATTCGTGTCGTCTCACACCTCACTCTCAGCTCCCGTCTCTGTAAGGCTGCGctgttttctgattggctggttttcacgagttgaatctgttgcAGGGGCAAACGGGATCTCTTCTAAAGAAAGATCCCGTTCACACTGCAGTGAGTGCGACAGGATGAAGAAGGACCAGTTCATATTAAACAAAGCTCCCAGTATGTCATACAGAGCTGCTCCAGTCCAGTTAGAGGATAACCAGTTCACACCAGCAACAGAAGTCTTTAAAGGCGGCTGGCTTTGGGAGGGACGTTTAATGCTGCAGAGCCTTTGTTGTGGAGCCACATTCATGCTCTCCATGAAGTCATCGGGttaatgtttgcttttggcTCTCTGCTGTTAGTCAGCCTGAGCTTTGAGCTCTCAGACATTTACCCCGACGTAAACAGAAGACACATGTCAGGACGTGaggcgcgcgcgcacacacacacacacacacacacacacacacacacacacacacacacacacacacacacacacacacacacacacacacacactctgtaagATCAGTCTTGTTTAATGAGATTTATGCAAAACACACTATACATCACATTAGTGCAGAGAGATGActgtaaacagtgtgtgtgtccagcCTGAACACTGGGGTCTCAGTAACGACATGGACGGCTGCAGACCATGTGACTGCGACCTCGGAGGCGCCATCAACAATCAGTGAGTTAGGTATTATGTCACATTTGCTCCGTCGGGAGTTGAACcaacaattttattttgttgtgatgtttgtatttcCTGTCTGCGTGCAGGTGTGATCACGTGACCGGTCAGTGCATCTGCAGAGATCACATGTTCAGCCGCCGCTGCGATCAGGTGGAGTCTGGATTCTACTTCATTGCTCTGGATCACTACACCTACGAGGCTGAGGATGCAAAGTTTGGACCTGTGAGTGTCCTTTCAGTGTCTGACCTTACTCTGGGTTACAGGGCGGCTGTTACAGGTGGACCTGCAGTCTGTGAGGATTAGTTTCTCCTCCTGCTGGCTCGCACATTTCATCTCCATGTCAGTTCAGCAGGATTATGTGAGGTGTTGAGGGTATTCATCAGCTTTGTGTCTGCATCTCATCTCTTTAGGGAGTGACGGTGGTCCAGAGGCCACACCCTCAGGACCGTAGTCCCACTTGGACAGGCATCGGGCTAGCCAACGTACCAGAGGGGGCCTTCTTGGAGTTCACTGTAGACAACGTCCCTCACTCAATGGAATATGACATCCTGATCCGCTACGAACCGCAGGTGTGAGTCTGCCATTGAACGTGTGCGTCGTCATGTCCCGAATCAGTGGGAGAATTTTGGCACTTATCTCGTTGTTGTAGCCTTTGTTGACCCGTGTACCTGCCTCATCTGTTAGCCTGAAAAAGAAGATAAACGTGCACGCGCCTGCTTATTTATGTGCATAGAGGTAacatctctgtgtgtctgtcggCTCTGCAGCTGCCGGACGTGTGGGAGGAGGTTCTGATGACGGTGATGAGACCCGGACCGATCCAGCCGGACAGCCGCTGCATCAACACGGTGCCCGATGACGACAACCAGATGATCTCGCTTCACCCAAGTTCACGGTCAGGAGAGAAGTTTCTAAATCATGACAAGTTTTCGACAAGAACCCGGTCGAAGTGTGAAATATAAGAGCACCGACTAGTTCCTGCAAGCCTTATCCCTTCTTCACCCAGCTGATCTCAGCCCATCATCCTGTCACGCTGACCCTCTGCGTGGCCTTTGTCTATCTGCTTATCTCGCCTTGCTGGGGTTTCAGTATCTAACCCGATCTCTCCCTACAGGTACGTGGTTCTTCCCAGACCGGTTTGTTTTGAATCAGGTCTGAACTACACCATCCGCCTCAGCCTGCCACTGTACGCTACCTTTGGGGATGTCCAGGTTCCATATACGCTGATCGACTCGGTGAGCGTGCTTAGATCTTCTACTTCAGGAAGTAGAGCGTGAAGTCAGTCAGTTTCTTCAGTGCAGATCAAAACCACATTCAGCCAGCCTGGTTACAGAAAGTGAAACATGCTCATTCCTGACCTGGTTATTTGGGATTTTTCTCAGATCGTGCTGATGCCTCACTGTAAGAACTTGGAGATATTCACAGGCTCAGAGGGCGGGGACTCGGGCGGGAATGTCGCCTGGGAGACTTTCCAGCGTTATCGGTGCTTGGAGAACAGCCAGAGTGTCGTCAAGACGCCGATAACTGACATCTGCAGAAACTTCATCTTCAGCATCTCCGCCATGTTGCACCAGGGAGCTAAAGGTAGCACAGCTTAGCACTGTGATTTCACTTTAATAACCTCGCTTCCTGGCTggagtttaaaagaaaagggcTGCTTGTGAGACACTCAGGGCTTAGAGCTCAGGGCAGTGTCTGTATTTATGGTGACTTTGGAGGGGTTGGGGTTTCCTCACGGAAACAAACCTCCCGGAAGAATCAGAGAGAGTCAGAAAGAGAAGGGGAAAATATTTCTGCTGTCCAACTCTGGACAGGAAGGACTCCAGGAAGGAGGAACCAGAATCAGATTCAGAGAACCTTCCAAACATTGAAGtttaaaatctgaaacaaaaaccTCTTCCTCATTCCAACGCCAACCTTTGATCCCTCACATCTTTATCCCCTTCCCCTCCTCCCCCGCTTCACGTTAATCTCTGTCACTCATCCTCTCACCATCGCCTTAGGCTTCACTTCCTCGACAGGACCCGGCaggttcctcctcctcctcctccgcatTCCTTGCGGTCATAAATCTATTGTCACTGAGGCTTTAGCGTCTTATCGTTATTCTGACGTGTCTCCTTGTCTGATGCCATTTCCCAGAATGCCAGTGTGACCCTCAGGGCTCGCTCAGCACCGTGTGCGACCCCCACGGCGGGCAGTGTGAGTGCCGCCCCAACGTGGTCGGCAGGAACTGTGACAGGTGTTCTCCGTCCACGTTTCAGTTTGGACCCAACGGCTGCCGAGGTCAAAACCACCTCCATCTATAATcaatgaaaaatctgtttacagTCAGCGCTGAAGCTTTACTGACGCTGACCTCTGTGTGACCTCGTCGTGCGTGTCTTTCAGCGTGTGGGTGCGACCCTCAGGGTTCTCTCAGTGTGTTCTGCGATCAGTTGACCGGACAGTGTTCCTGCGTTCCGGGTGCGTACGGTCGGCAGTGCGACCGCTGTCTGCCGGGTCACTGGGGTTTCCCCGCCTGCCGCCCCTGCTTCTGTAACGGTCACGCCGATGTCTGCGACCCCGACAGTGGCCACTGCATCGATTGCAGGGACCACACGACGGGACGCGCCTGCGACAGGTAACTTACCCACCGTCCGTCAGCCAATCGCCATTGGGTTTATTTAGCAGGATGATGCCATCGGTGCTCTTGTCTTTCAGATGTCTGGATGGTTACTATGGTGACCCAGCACTGGGGTCAGGTGACCACTGTCGTCCCTGCATGTGTCCCGACGGCCCCGGCAGCCCGCGGCAGTTTGCAGGAAGTTGTTACCGCAGCGATGACTCTCAGCAGGTCACCTGTGTCTGCAACACAGGATACAAAGgtg
This Astatotilapia calliptera chromosome 7, fAstCal1.2, whole genome shotgun sequence DNA region includes the following protein-coding sequences:
- the lamb1a gene encoding laminin subunit beta-1a → MFQLQLALLLGLQVFTCAQEGGAADDISQPELSDVCTEGSCYPATGDLLIGRAHQLSSTSTCGMNRPEPFCIVSHLQEEKKCFVCDSSEPYNELANRTDSHRIENVVTTFAPNRLKTWWQTENGVENVTIQLNLEAEFHFTHLIMTFKTFRPAAMVIERSADFGKTWQVYRYFAYDCESSFPSVYRGPMRKVDDVICDSRYSDIEPSTEGEVIFRVLDPAFRIDDPYSPRIQNMLKITNLRVKFTKLHTLGDNLLDSRMEIKEKYYYAIYDMVVRGNCFCYGHASECAPVEGAGQITEGMVHGHCLCNHNTKGLNCEQCQDFYHDLPWRPAEGRNTNACKKCNCNQHSDACHFDGAVFAASGNVSGGVCDDCEHNTAGNNCEQCKPFYYQHPESDIRDTNICQPCDCDPVGSLNGGLCDGTTDFRAGLIAGQCRCKANVEGERCERCKPAHFGLSDEPEGCKACTCSPLGTLPGGNPCDRETGSCFCKRLVTGRDCDQCVPEHWGLSNDMDGCRPCDCDLGGAINNQCDHVTGQCICRDHMFSRRCDQVESGFYFIALDHYTYEAEDAKFGPGVTVVQRPHPQDRSPTWTGIGLANVPEGAFLEFTVDNVPHSMEYDILIRYEPQLPDVWEEVLMTVMRPGPIQPDSRCINTVPDDDNQMISLHPSSRYVVLPRPVCFESGLNYTIRLSLPLYATFGDVQVPYTLIDSIVLMPHCKNLEIFTGSEGGDSGGNVAWETFQRYRCLENSQSVVKTPITDICRNFIFSISAMLHQGAKECQCDPQGSLSTVCDPHGGQCECRPNVVGRNCDRCSPSTFQFGPNGCRACGCDPQGSLSVFCDQLTGQCSCVPGAYGRQCDRCLPGHWGFPACRPCFCNGHADVCDPDSGHCIDCRDHTTGRACDRCLDGYYGDPALGSGDHCRPCMCPDGPGSPRQFAGSCYRSDDSQQVTCVCNTGYKGTRCDECSPAYYGNPEEAGGQCQPCQCNNNIDMLDPESCDARTGECLRCLYHSEGAACESCTLGYYGNALLQDCRKCVCNRLGSVPSSCPSSDCHCDRSSGQCHCLPNVVGQHCDRCAPDTWNMATGTGCQTCDCDPKHSYGTSCNEISGQCSCHTGFGGRMCSECKELFWGDPEIKCHACDCDPRGISEQQCNKVSGHCMCVEGVSGPRCDTCARGFSGTFPNCSRCHQCFAEWDNIVGQLTNQTHRLVNKVNALKASGVNGPYRKSIESMERSVADIQTILDGNPASQPLTEIQELLQEAGDLMGALSHTLNLTEQTLVQVEDLDSAAGTKLDTVMSEAQKLEGTVQELLDQVEFIKNSDIRGATDSITKYFLQSQEAEARANASTIDSGSPVEASAALRQLTEDKLNQTREKFMKRQSEHAQKLDDLAGELQSLDLAELSSKTCGSPSLGQDACGSSSCGGLGCVNPEGRARCGGEGCSGAVATANSVLRKARDSEQEIVHAMEEVEKLSKMVSEAKLQADKARLSAQNVLMKTNRTKQKVDQSNEELRSLIRHIRDFLTQDAADLESIELVANEVLDMQMPTTPAQLQNLTDEIRQKVGELGHVENILQESADDIQRADKLLDEARQASEEARDVRDSVEKVKRALEEAQRAQTAASSAIQQATANIHNTSHLLSSVESETADAELKLSNATQRLQKLEQDVTLLKDKAVNVTLSAKLTNQESVSVRSTAEELKKELDGELKEKYATVEQLIGQKTGGMVDAKKRAQSLQQEAKELLLQASDKLQLLKDLEKSYEDNERALEQKAEQLVELEAAVKGLLQEISHKVTVYSTCVF